In the genome of Variovorax sp. PAMC26660, the window GGCGCCGAAATGCCGCAGAGCGTCAAGCTGGTGCTGCTCACGCTCGATGACGCGGTCAACCGCACCGCGTCCCTGGTGGGCGCCTTGCAGAACGAGCTGGAGACCCGCTTCGGCGCGGACATCAGCGCGGCCCGCCAGTACTTCATGTCCACCGGTGATCGTGGCTGAGGTGGACGAGGCCATGCCAGCACTCTCCCCGGAAATTCACCAGTACGTCTGCCGCCTCGCGCGCCAGCTCGATGCGGTGGAGCACGGCGGTGCGACACCCCTTGTGCAGCAGGCGGCGAACTTCCTCAACTGGTCGCCGCAGACCGTGTATAGACACCTGAAGGCCGCTGCAGGGTGGTCATCGGGCCGCCGCGCGCGCAGCGACAAGGGTTCCACCAGCGTTTCCTCCGATGCGCTCGCCACCTTGGGCGCAGCGCAGCGCGAGGCCATCCGCGACAACGGCAAGCAGACGCTTTTTACGACCACCAGCCGCGGCATGCTGGAGCAGAACGGCATCAGCTTCGGCGTGAGCAACGGGCACCTCAACCGCCTCATGCGCGACCGGAAGCTCAACGTTGCAGCGCAGCGTGTCGCAACGCCGGTGCAGCAGCTGAGTGCGCCGTATCCGAACCACACGCACCAGGTCGATCCGTCGCTCTGTCTGATGTACTACATGAAGGGGCGCCAGTACATCATTCGCGACCGCGAGTTCTACAAGAACAAGCTGGACGGCATGGCGAAGGTCCAGTTCAAGCTATTCCGCTACGTCCTCTACGACAAGGCAAGCGCGACGGTGGTGCCCTGGTATTGCGAAGCCCAAGGGGAGAACCAGCACAACCTGTTCGACTTCCTCATGCACGCCTGGGGCGAGCAGGACGGGCGCCTGTTCCGCGGCGTGCCCCGCTTCATGCTCTGGGACAAGGGCAGCGCCAACACGTCGGCCGCGATCAAGAACCTCTTGAAGCAGCTGGAAGTCGAGCCGCTCGACCACGAGGCGGGCAACGCCCGCGCCAAGGGCGGCGTGGAGAACGCCAACAACATCGTGGAGACCCAATTCGAGTCGCGCCTGCGCTTCGAGCCGGTCGACAACATCGAGCAGCTCAACGCGGCGGCCAGCGCCTGGGCGAATGCCTACAACGCAAACCTGATCCCTCATCAGGACACGCGTCTGCGCCGCGCCGGGCTCGCGACCTCGACGGCTCGCTACGACCTGTGGCAGCTCATCACCGCCGATCAACTGCGCCTGCTGCCCCCAGTGGAGGTGTGCCGCGCGCTGATGGCCAGCAAGGAGCAGCCGCGTCAGGTGCGTCCGAACCTCAGTATCAGCTTCAAGCATCCCGCCGC includes:
- a CDS encoding DDE-type integrase/transposase/recombinase → MPALSPEIHQYVCRLARQLDAVEHGGATPLVQQAANFLNWSPQTVYRHLKAAAGWSSGRRARSDKGSTSVSSDALATLGAAQREAIRDNGKQTLFTTTSRGMLEQNGISFGVSNGHLNRLMRDRKLNVAAQRVATPVQQLSAPYPNHTHQVDPSLCLMYYMKGRQYIIRDREFYKNKLDGMAKVQFKLFRYVLYDKASATVVPWYCEAQGENQHNLFDFLMHAWGEQDGRLFRGVPRFMLWDKGSANTSAAIKNLLKQLEVEPLDHEAGNARAKGGVENANNIVETQFESRLRFEPVDNIEQLNAAASAWANAYNANLIPHQDTRLRRAGLATSTARYDLWQLITADQLRLLPPVEVCRALMASKEQPRQVRPNLSISFKHPAAERPGTYSLRGLDGVNVGDTVQVRALVYGDNAVQIEVPRYDGETLIYRVEPETAFDRFGQPEAAAEIGAEYKSAPRTEAELAARTMDAKAYPGMDADEVKAARSKKAAPFEGKLVAHSYLQDVELPTYLPRSGTEIEAPAHAQAALATAMLDATEAMLRLRAGIGRNLTGDEYTFMTARYAEGVPEDQIDALVHQFTAPAEQPMRAAGGLRAV